The following are encoded in a window of Glandiceps talaboti chromosome 5, keGlaTala1.1, whole genome shotgun sequence genomic DNA:
- the LOC144434854 gene encoding uncharacterized protein LOC144434854: MEKKNWVARAMMASKDDEWMQFRRTSLTMCKELLQDLSECCGGLQMSLKVADADKTASSNEVVMLREQLKSLSTELVSLRSALTVKTANGITNINSQPDLQQVDSPTHEKKDVSSLSESQNTQTKACEERNTANLMNLVSSNIDIEDLIHLYGPLTEDAIIKTLHHRWNKGFPYTKIGPIMLSVNPYKDATHAMDSVLQQPGDRNPYLLNVVKEAVRLQTETGYSQAIVLSGESGSGKTYSSLLLLRQLFDVAGGGPETDAFKHVSAAITVLRSLGSAATAQNSESSRMGYYTEVHVSEGVIFRTKIHCYFVDQSRITHTSPQEKGYHIFYQMLAGLTPDERVKLHLQGFSAHNLKYLNHLLTMDTDDDCEKFIMWKNSLSILGIPFSDVMRILSAVLLLGNIEFIESSALELDIKGNNEIKAVAALLGVSGVSLYRGLTTKTRNIRGQLFKSLSDAPTANATRDCLAKALYCRTVSAIVRKANSVRRPGSNSGHSSSSDDVHHTGDHQKQPSPATSKLSVNHSSASTQCGGLGDAIISIADLFGFETNQCNQFEQLCINLCSETLQHYYNTHVFKSTQECCREEGILCDIDLEYQDSTPVIELISAPLTGILYHLDKESTNLESKSSSASYVQNITAQHVHSDRFYSPDDRGTYSFGIIHYTGRVVYDAADMVESNRDLICDDVVSIFHKQNCNFGFATHLFLNDTKNQGKGPAKGTLHRIQPSPSLLADTPGQDGIKRTFSQDFQCRLDNLLKTLMHSKPHFIRCIRPNHHESASLFDLAVVRRQIRALQVLESVHLMAGGYPHKMRFKSFNHRYKFLSRHKRLRRSEEKAIEDTKAILESFLKAMDDSKQPYTSTNWALGKKHIFLSEGARQSMEQLRLEKREEAATIIQANVRRMICQKRWPSLKRSLEHKHQVRNHNHRQSSCKSPMYQEIERHRKRGPESDSCDIKTIQQTCYLYGLDMDSPPPLPSSRSYTVTGNMKMGFPQTRIMKHNFSENQGQVILRKGETVQVVGVSPRRGHLMVEYNDSVLHVPYQLTELKKPSRERQTFGAEI; this comes from the exons CTGCATCTTCTAATGAAGTTGTGATGCTTCGAGAACAGTTAAAGAGTTTGAGTACTGAGTTGGTATCACTACGTTCTGCACTCACTGTGAAAACTGCCAATggaattacaaatattaatagtCAACCTGACCTTCAACAAG TTGACTCACCAACTCATGAGAAGAAAGATGTCTCTTCGCTGTCTGAATCACAAAATACGCAAACGAAAGCTTGTGAAGAAAGAAACACTGCCAATTTGATGAATTTAGTTAGTTCAAATATAGATATAGAAGATTTAATCCATCTGTATGGACCACTAACTGAAGATGCAATTATTAAAACCTTACACCATAGGTGGAACAAAGGGTTTCCATAT ACCAAAATTGGACCTATAATGTTATCAGTGAATCCATACAAAGATGCAACACATGCCATGGACAGTGTATTACAACAACCAGGTGACAGAAATCCATATCTATTGAATGTTGTCAAAGAAGCAGTCAGACTGCAAACAGAAACTGGTTATTCACAAGCTATAGTACTTAG TGGTGAAAGTGGCAGTGGTAAAACATATTCATCACTATTGTTGCTACGGCAACTATTTGATGTAGCTGGAGGAGGACCTGAAACTGATGCATTCAAG CATGTGTCTGCAGCTATTACAGTGCTGAGATCACTAGGCAGTGCTGCTACAGCTCAGAATTCTGAATCATCAAGAATG GGTTATTACACTGAAGTACACGTATCTGAGGGAGTGATTTTCAGGACTAAGATTCATTGCTACTTTGTAGACCAGTCTAGAATCACACATACCTCACCACAGGAGAAGGGATATCATATTTTCTATCAAATGTTAGCTGGACTAACACCAGATGAAAGAG ttaAATTACATTTACAGGGATTTTCTGCACATAAtctgaaatatttaaatcatttaTTAACAATGGATACAGACGACGATTGTGAAAAGTTTATCATGTGGAAA AATTCTCTGTCAATTCTTGGCATTCCCTTCTCAGATGTGATGAGGATTCTTTCTGctgtgttgttgctaggcaacataGAGTTTATTGAAAGTAGTGCCTTGGAGCTGGATATCAAGGGTAACAATG AAATCAAGGCAGTGGCGGCATTACTAGGAGTATCTGGTGTGTCTCTGTACAGGGGACTAACAACAAAAACACGGAATATTAGAGGACAGCTTTTTAAGTCACTCTCAGATGCACCAACT GCCAATGCAACCAGGGACTGTCTAGCCAAGGcgttatactgtagaacagttTCAGCAATAGTTCGTAAAGCTAACAGTGTTAGAAGACCTGGCTCTAATTCAGGACATTCTAGTAGCAGTGATGATGTCCATCACACTGGTG ATCATCAGAAGCAGCCATCTCCAGCTACCTCCAAGTTATCTGTCAATCATTCATCAGCTAGTACACAATGTGGTGGTCTTGGTGATGCTATCATTAGTATTGCTGATCTGTTTGGATTTGAGACTAATCAG TGTAACCAATTTGAGCAGCTGTGTATCAACTTGTGTTCAGAGACATTACAACATTACTACAATACACACGTCTTTAAAAGTACACAGGAATGTTGTAG AGAGGAAGGTATTCTGTGTGATATTGATCTTGAATATCAAGACAGTACACCAGTAATTGAATTAATCTCAGCACCG CTGACTGGTATATTGTATCACCTTGACAAAGAAAGTACCAACTTAGAAAGTAAAAGTAGCAGTGCTTCGTATGTACAGAATATCACAGCACAACATGTACACTCTGACAG GTTTTACAGTCCCGATGACAGGGGAACATACAGCTTTGGTATTATTCACTATACTGGTAGAGTTGTATATGATGCAGCTGACATGGTGGAGTCCAATAGAGACTTGATTTGTGATGATGTTGTCTCTATATTTCACAAACAGAATTGTAACTTTGGTTTTGCTACACATCTGTTTTTGAATGACACTAAGAATCAAG GTAAAGGTCCCGCTAAAGGAACACTACATAGGATACAGCCATCGCCATCACTGCTTGCAGACACCCCAGG gCAAGATGGCATCAAAAGAACATTCTCTCAGGATTTCCAATGTAGACTTGACAATCTCCTTAAGACATTAATGCATTCCAAGCCACATTTCATAAGGTGCATCAGG CCCAATCACCATGAATCAGCATCACTCTTTGATTTAGCAGTTGTTAGAAGACAAATCAGAGCTTTACAAGTTTTAGAATCTGTTCATCTCATGGCAGGAG GATATCCACACAAGATGAGGTTCAAGTCATTTAATCACAGGTACAAGTTTTTATCAAGACACAAAAGACTGAGAAGGAGTGAAGAGAAAGCTATAGAAGATACCAAA GCGATATTAGAGTCATTCCTCAAGGCAATGGATGATAGTAAGCAACCGTACACCAGTACAAATTGGGCACTTGGAAAGAAACATATATTTCTGAG TGAGGGTGCTAGACAATCCATGGAACAGCTGAGACTTGAGAAGAGGGAAGAAGCTGCAACAATCATACAAGCCAACGTTAGGAGAATGATCTGTCAAAAACGTTGGCCATCATTGAAAAGATCACTTGAACACAAACACCAAGTCAGAAACCACAACCATAGGCAGTCAAGTTGCAA ATCACCTATGTATCAAGAAATAGAAAGGCATCGGAAAAGAGGACCTGAAAGTGATTCATGTGATATCAAAACAATTCAACAGACATGTTATCTCTATGGCCTAGACATG GATAGCCCCCCTCCATTACCCTCAAGTCGTTCCTATACAGTCACAGGTAACATGAAGATGGGGTTTCCACAAACTAGAATAATGAAACACAACTTTTCAG AAAATCAGGGACAAGTCATTTTAAGGAAAGGTGAAACAGTTCAAGTTGTTGGTGTATCTCCAAGAAGAGGACATCTAATGGTAGAATATAACGACAGTGTATTACATGTGCCATATCAACTTACAGAACTCAAG AAACCATCAAGAGAAAGACAGACCTTTGGAGCTGAAATATGA